The DNA segment GATGaattattgattgaattgtGAAATTGTATTGGATTGAGAAATTTAATATGTTGAGTTGATTGTATATAATATGTGTTTATGTGAAAACTGATTTAATTGTGAGGTGCAATGTGATTCTGATGTAAAGTTTGTGCGTGATGAATTTAAAGATGTTAAATTGGGTGAAGTAGGAAGTGTTAAATTGCATAAAGCTTTGTTTACATTTCAACAGAAGAAATATGCAGTTTTTAGGCTAGAAATAGGGTTTTGATAGGTAAAAAGTTAAAGGAAGGGTTATTTTGGTTAAACTATGTTTTGACAAGGGTTTAAGGATTGATTAAGATTTGTTTGAGTGTTATGACAACAATATTCTAATGTAAAACTAATTGGTTATCTTTTGGAGGTGTCTTGTATgatttttagttcattttacGGGGTTTCATTAGTGGTATTTTGATTTAGAAGGTCTAGACACTGAGGTTTTGGGGGTTGTTATTAAGTCTGTTAAGACTTGTGTAAATTGTTAGTTGAAGAGAATTGATGTTGAAAGGTATAAAATGGAGTTTGATTGGTGTTAAGTTGTTAAGCTCACTTAACGGGGTTGAGATAACTAATTTGAGTTAGGAAGGTGTCTTTCAGTGTTTCTTTAGGCATAAAAGGTCATAAGAATCAATAGAATATGGGAGGAAAATGTCCAAGTTGAGATTTAAAGTGTATCTATGAGAGGTTAGTAACTGCtctgaaattttcattattcatgGAAAAATCCACAATCTGCTTATGCActtctttgttttcaatttcaaacaTCCTAAAGAAAATACGTATATGGTTTCAAAGTTATGAAAGTTAGTTCCAAGTTGGAACTTCGTGGTATGGTTTCAAGTATCGTTAGTATGAGTGcaaggagctcagtcttgggggttatcctaacactctaatgctCATTCATTCTTATGTAGAGAGGTTTGACACATACGGtgggagtagcaggaggtcttagtcttgggtgCTTCCAGTATGATCCAAGGCGTGAACAAAGTAACCTTGTTAGTGTCGTAGGGTGAAATCCATTGGTAATGACTTTACAAAGTAGTAGAAGCCGACACAAATGCACAACTCAccatagctcgacattcatGCTAAGTCTGGACAGTCCAGTCAAAGTATAATCatgtattataatatgtttGGATTTTCTGGTGTGATATATATGTGTCTTGTGTGATATGATTAAGTGTCTATATGTATATCTTTAATTGTTTGTATTCTAACCTacatttgcttttgtttttgtttgtctgTTGTTTTCACTTTTACGATAATTACTTTAGTGGTATAAACTTAGGAAGAAGTCTTTATAGTTGTTTCAACTATaaatgagataaaataaatatgtagtTATTAGATGAAtctacataaataaattttttctttgaaaaatgtttattttatccAATTATTCTTTTAGGAtctatataacattattttaataattttctattattaaaatagaatgttaCAAAATgacttttgaattttattattaaaaaataactttcgaGTGGtataataaagaaagagaaaaataaaaaaataaaaaattgtatggaGGTGGAGAAAGAACTGTCTATAGACAAGCATCGAAAGTATAAATAAGACACGACTATTACATTAATAGAATGCAATGCTCTATATTAAGTCAAATTGTCTTAAATGCGAAAGTAATGAAAAGTGtcaaaaagcaaaagaaataattaaacacCATCAATATTTAACTACTTGTTAGAGATAATATTGACTATaagtaaaactaataaaaaccgATAATAAGTACATTTATTGCAAGAAAAGCTGAACCATTTCAAGCAAAAacccttgtgctaaaaaacaCTAGAAACAGAAATCAAATGAAGATTAGACAACAAATTCAATGCTTTTAAGAAATTCAATTTTGACACCTAGTGTAATTATTTTCTACCATTTTTTCCATCTTTCTTCTATTTCTATACTTCTATTACATCAAAcacatgttaataattttttttataagataattatttctATGAAGAATTTGAATTATGTTCATATATGTTATgcaaatagaaaattaaaaaaaatatcaaaaattataaaagcgatctaattacataaaattagataattttaaattgtaggAAGAgataataatttcatatattatcctcaatctcaacttttttttatattctattattaaCTAACACTAAATTGAAACACATTTGACTCAAATGAATTCATCAACTCGACATTATGTTTTGACTAAAGTTAGTAAAACTTTGTTTCTGATTGAAGATTATcatgactattttttttattgccatGGTCacaaatactatttttttgaaaaaaaaaaggtggtaTTTTCTTCAGTTGGTGTTAGTAAGTTGTATCTTAATtaacatcaacaaaatattttaggTGGTGCCGAGTATAATATTCAGTTAATGTAAGTTGGGTTTGTTATTTGCCCAATGCCTATAGAAATGTAGGTTAGGTCAATTTTCAATTAACACTAATAAAAGTCCTCTTGACTATGGTTGGaggattatttatttatttatctttttatcaatGTAAGTCAAAAAATTTCATCCACGTTAATTTAGTTGACatgttcttttttaatttacatcACTAAATTATTTATCCATCCATATGCAAATCAAAGTTGAGTTTTTGATTAATATTAGTTAAGATATTGCCGATTTTggtagaattattttttaatggatGTAATCTAATTTTGTAGGAAGTTTATCCTTGatcaaatatttaagaaaattatcttAGTTGATATTGTTAGAAGTCACATATCGATAAGAGATAagattaatttagaatatataagttGGTACAAACATCACattataagttgattttatgagattgagttatgtttaaagttcacttcttaacatggtaccAAAGACAGGTTAAAGTCTATTATAACGAGATTTGTGTTTTTAGACATATTATTATACCCGCTATCGGACCGCCTAATGTCTGCTCTCACGCTTGAGATATATACACCTTGTTGACACGAGGAAAGAgggttggaagtcccacatcgactaaaaataagatcaatttaagGTATATAAAGTGGGTGCATATCTCACCTTATAAGTTAGTtttatgagattgagttagacttaagacatctgaaagaagaaaaaaagtgacCTCTGAATACGATGGTTGCCTGATCAAGACAATCAATCAAAACTGGAACTCCTAGCAAACTAAGTATTCTAAGTATTTGATGTTATTGGCCtctataaataaactaagtCTTTGATCTATATTTGAGTGGACAAGCCAATTTtatgaaactaaattaaacttaaaattcactttttaatgATATCAAAACCAGATTAGAACCTATCTTAATGAGATTTATATTTCTTGTACATATTATATCcactttttaacaaaaaaaaattactaatttcaGCTAAAAAAATCTTAGAGAAACAAATCTTCACCAAGAAATATCATCtactaacaattttttaaaactaaaaacatttgaaataaaaacaattctattgcaatatatttaaatttttaaaaaattataacatgtCCATTTCAAATACAAGTTAGAGGTGattaaatagaaagaaaataaaactaagatagatgagaaaaagatagataaaaacgaatgaaaaaaaaaagacaaaataaaaatatataatttgagaataatagaagaaaaaaaaaacttaaaaatgatTAGCGTGGTTGAAAGTTAAGAACATCATGAATGGAAGACCAACTTAATGGGACCCATGCCTATTATTATGGTCTGTACTACTGTATACGGGATTCGTGAGATCACCACTTACATAGGACCCACGTCCATTTCTGGcttatctaatttttaattcatcaccatcttttctaaatttcaaaatctattttaacAACCATATAGTCAAAAAATATGTTTCATCActaaagtattaaatatttcatctacatatcttatttataatatttttaataaacttttactATTATCGTCTTACAAAACTTTATAGATAatgcaatttttctttttgcgtTTTACCATTAAATTATTGACCTActattttttgttatgtttgatCAGTGTAAGTCAGTTATAGAACATAACCGTAACAAGAAAacaccttaaaaaaataattgatagttgatagaaaattgttaaacttgctcaattataatattttgagaaATTTATCTAAAGTATTTGGTAAATATGAAACTGGTGTGTACGtgttaaacaatatattttgtataaaattttaatttaaatttattaatgaaaggTTATGTAAGTATTTAtcatataagttttaaattaattttaagctttgattattacatattttcacaATGTCTACTCTGTtcttaatcttatatttttttaatcaagttcaaaatataaaatattatttatacagacatcatattttgttatattaattaatataatgattCAAATATCTTGAAGTGTTGAAagtaatagaataaatatattatactaaaaaatacaattaacgtaactgtaaataatatatattgagaaaaaataatttaatataatttttttttctttaaaaaattagttcTGGAGATTGAATTAACAGACCATTTActacataaaattatttatcctaCGAActacatatttaacaaaattgaaaaaagaaaagaaaagaaatggcaTTAAGTTGTTGAACAGTAGTAGGAGAAAATAGTGGGAATGATGAGAATGAGAGAAAGGGAAAGTAGTTGAAGCATAGTTAATATGAATAACCCAATGCCCTCTAACACACGCAACACGCTAATCCAAGCTTGTTACGGAAACCACTTCTCGATCTTCTTCTTCGTCTCCTCTCACCGTCACCGACTCCACCTCTCCACACCTCTCGCAGCAGCACCGGCACACGGGGCACGTCACCTGCTTCTCCAGCCACCTATCAATGCAATCCGCGTGGAACACGTGCTTGCAGTACGCAATCATCTTTACCGCCTCTCCCTCTCCTACCTCCTCCAGACATATCGCGCAATCCCCCTGCCTCGCCGCATCCGCCACCACGGCCAGAGACTTCTCCGCCACGGAATCCGACTGTGCTCGCCGGCGGATGGCGCCGGAATCGGTGTCCGAGGAGGAGGCGTGCTGTTGGAAGTAGAGAAACACGAATCCAATGAAGAAGAAAGTGGTGAAGAGGATGAGGAAGACGTAGGCAACGCTCGAAGTGAACACCGGACGAATGGACACTTCCAGAGGGCTTCCTAAGGACACTTGCGGCGAGGAAGCGTTTGTGACGTGTTTGGCGTGAGGAAGAGGAGGCATGGACGTGGAGATTGGAACGTCCTCGTTCTGTAGCAGCAATCTGCGGTAAGAGAAttccattttttgttttaaatttctcaGCAACCAAACACTGTCCAATGTTCTTCTTGCTTGTGTGAATAACAAAAGGTGTTGCATAGCGCAGTGCAATGTTGCGTTAGGagcttttatattttacaattttaacaataataaacagTGGATAGTAAATTaataatagatatatatattttggtgaaataaataaattagagagTGAGTGATATGACAGGGACTGAGAATGGGAGCCACAGCATTTAATCCGTGACTCTGGAGTATGCGGGAATGTTGCTTGATCCTTCTAAATCCACTAGGATTatcacaatattattattattttgctaTGGTTGTTCCTACTGCTATTAATTTTGGGAAActgagtttgaatttttttattttggagttAATGAAAAAGTTGTGGAATGACAGTTTAAGCAGAGTGACGTGACTATAGGGCAAGAGATGCAATATTCTTTTGTTCCACCACCGACGGTTTGCTGTATTCTATTTTAGCCATAAGTTTTTGGGAACGATACTGAAATGTATATAAACATGATCTGTCTCTAAAAAAGTACTGTTAGATACTGGAGTAGCAGCTTAGCTACATTCGGTGAGAATAATATACGGAGGTACTCCTCTGTTTCTGTACTCAGATGGTATTACACACATGTAAGGTTAATTATGGAAGTATCTTCTAAGATTTTACCCAACATAAAGCTTTTTCTTCCTACATCCCCATACCAACATAAATAGACTAAAATATCCTTTATTGAACTATGTTATGGCTGTTGTTACTATCATCATTAATGTTGTATCATGGACCTGTCTTTTCCACTCCACTATttgagtgaggaagaagaagagagggagCTTGTTTTAGAATAAAGCTCGATCCAGAAAGCTCgtttgaaagaaatattttatgttcTAGAAAGTTTGTTCTAAAAATTCTATGATGGAAATATCGTacacattttttgttttgaaaaatgtttcagAAAGCTTATTTTGATGGTATTACAtcttttgaaaaactagtctGAAAAGCTGGATATGGAgtgtgttttatttgttttgaaatttttgttgtgaaaattttattttggacattGTATTATggaaattgttttcaaaatgcTATCATTTAGTAGAAGTATCGTTATCCTCtcaaaatatctgaaaattttGTTATGTGAGGTGTAAAGTTATGGGATGCAGTTAGAAATTATAGAATGCAACCGAAAAGCATCCAATAAATTTATAGTGACCCCATCGTGTTTAACCTTATTAAGCCTGAAACCAGTCACTAGGATTATAAtgtgtattttgaatttttacaGTGACCAGCgagtatgaaaaataaataggaCGTTAGGAGTTAAATAATGTGATTGtgtataatgaaaatttaaaacatatcttcaaaaaattttaaaagattatatgtCCACTAAACTGGAAGTgattcaaattaatacaaataagtACGAATAATTAATttgcttttatataatttattcagCTCGAGTTTATTCcgttcttatttaattttataatacttttttaataaaaaaattgattacatATAAGTGTTATCTACAGCATTTTATATAATCCACAATTTCTAACTTggattgaaaattttaactattatttaagGTTAAGCTTCTACAACTTTCAATATGTAATTAAATGTGATTACAACCAATGCGAGGataaacaattaaacacaatctTGCTAACTTTTTCttatgtaaaaaataagaacataaattaaattaaatgtttataaaaaaagagcATAAATTAAATGTTTCCATTCAAGCTACTGGATGCACAAGATGTATTAgagatttttgtttaatttactttttattatcacTGGAAAGGTTCGTGtgttcatttcttatttttaattgatatgttAGCTGTGTTTTAACAAATATACGATGAATAAGTGCAAATATATCAATGAACAATtcataacataatatttgaatttctaGCATGTTATAAGCATTTTTTTGATcgaaataatatcaaatttaatgtgTCAAAATCTTTTAATGTTATCGTTACAACTTGTTGGACATCACTTTAAATTGGATACATTGGTCAATCTAGATTAAATTTGAGATGCTTTCTGCGCAACTTTTGCTAAGTACTTTTCTAAGAgttgtaaataaaagaaacataatagtttggaaaaagtttctttaataattttttttgacaattttttgataacgcaCAATTTATATGATTgatctttttcaaatattcttttaaacataaatttaaacagatcaataaaataatgactgttgtcaaaaaaattgttaaaaaagagttgtcaaaatatctttGTTCTAATAGTTTATAAGTTTGAGCATtcccttcctttcttttttttaatttccttaattGCAACCAATTTACAAGCTAGTTTGTTAAACTCCAAGCTTTGATTAATTCACGAACTTCACACAGCAACATTTTAGATATAAAAGTTACATAATTAAAaggattattaaaaaaaaagtaattcagTAGGTTTTAGTTTCGTGGATTTTAATTTGGAagattttgatttaatatattttattttagcaaagaaaaagaatagtgaatatttattttaaattggtaGATTTCCACTTTTCTTACCTTTTCAACTTACGTACCTACTTTATTTTCTCACATAATTTTATCGATTGAAAATGGACATAAagaataaatctaaataaattgaattgatataagatttttaatacACCACCTCACACTAAAAGATCATTCATTCGAAtatgaaaatcaaatataataacatatgaTTTAAATCTTGattataataaactttaaccGATTCTAATACTATACAAAAGTAGCAaaacttaaacttaatttagttttattaaaccACCTCATTTTAAATAAGATTTGTTTCACTTTATGTGTGTATGTTATAATTCACACatatatacattattattaaattataaatgtgtgTGTTATAATTCACACATATATAcatgattattaaattatatataatagaatgTTTATGTATCATGTTTAGGTattgttgaataaaaaataagttaaatatatttttggtcccttaacatttagtaaaaattagaattaatttctctttaaaattttagtctaatttagtctttcaacttatgaatttagtcattttaaccaaattttgttaactttatttgatgtttcaaacgcatttcttagttaacattgaagtaaagatgtgtcaaacaatataaacaacctaaatgttatcataaaacacgtttgaaacatcaaataaacctaaaaatttatttaaaatgactaaattcatacattttaaagttgaaggactaaattaagcCAAAGTAGGATGAGATTAGATTGTTTTAAGAAGTATGAGCgggataaaaacaaaaatataaagtagtTTTTCTTAAGGTTTATTtcttagttagtaattatattaCATGAGTTTTAAATGCCATTTATCAGCTACTAAGATACATTAAAAATTCTCTTCCAAGAAATGTGCCAGAAAGGTATATAATAAACAGTACTATTACTAAATTTATCTTCCACCCTTGTGGAAACaaaaaggacaaaaataaaacactcaAAAAGGAGCAAAGAGCAACCAATAGGTTTTTGTGTATAATGTTCCATTCCTCAGAAACAACATGGGACATGGGACAAAAACATATGTTCTTTACTATTTTCTCTTGTTTCATTGCAAGTGTTTCCATTAACAATTTATATTCCttgtcttttttaaatattaaagctATATAAAAAAGtcttaaaatacaataatatccTCCACCAAGTAGAACATTGTGAAACTATTATGAAACCAAACTTTCCTCAACCCCCAGAAAAATCAATGAAACTGGAAATAACTACTAATTGCATTACAGATAAACAACCTCACTATCAGAAGaaccaaccaaccaaccaaccaaacATACACCATTCTCCAAATTGCAAAATACAAAACACCTACTTAACAACACAATACTACATACCTACCTAGTCAcctaaaacaagaaaaaacctTAACCTAGTCACCTTATAACTAATCAAgtacatatttttacatattaaacatATAACTATAATGTCTAGACTATTCATCAGAATCATAGGAGGTGAATTTATTCACAGCTTTGACACCTTCTGCAATGGCATGCTTCCCAAGCTCTCCTGGTAAAACCAGCTTCACTGCTCCTTGGATCTCCCTTGAAGACAATGTCATGTGTCCAGTGTAGTCCTTCAGTTTAGCAGCTTCACCAGCCAATCTCTCAAACATGTCATTCATCAAATTGTTTAGAACAGTCATGCATTTGGCAGAGATTCCCATTTCAGGGTGCACCTGCTTCAACACCCTATACACATACCTCTGATACCCTTCTGCACTTTTCCTTCCcttctttttccccttttttctctcttttccattTGACCCTTTTGATATCTTTGCCTTCTCCTCCTCCTTCTCATCCTTCACTCCCTCatcctcttccttcttctctttctcttcattCTGCACTCCACCATCTTCACCAGTGTTGTTTTTCTCACCTTTGTTTTCCTCAGTAATGGCAGAGGTAGATGAATCCTTCCGCGCTTCAGGATGATTCACTTCTTCAACAGGAATAACCATCACATGCTCTTTGACACCTTCTGCCTCTTCTGTTTCTTTGTTTCCCCGTGTTTGTCTTCTGCTGCCGGTGCTTACAACCGATACTTCCACGCTTGATTCCACAACTTTCTTGGTGGATCTCACCACCAACTTCTCACCACGTTTTGGAGCCATTAACTACTTCAATCTTTTCTAGAAACGAGAAGAGCAAGATAC comes from the Vigna radiata var. radiata cultivar VC1973A chromosome 2, Vradiata_ver6, whole genome shotgun sequence genome and includes:
- the LOC106755788 gene encoding RING-H2 finger protein ATL57, giving the protein MEFSYRRLLLQNEDVPISTSMPPLPHAKHVTNASSPQVSLGSPLEVSIRPVFTSSVAYVFLILFTTFFFIGFVFLYFQQHASSSDTDSGAIRRRAQSDSVAEKSLAVVADAARQGDCAICLEEVGEGEAVKMIAYCKHVFHADCIDRWLEKQVTCPVCRCCCERCGEVESVTVRGDEEEDREVVSVTSLD
- the LOC106778953 gene encoding histone H2B.6-like; the encoded protein is MAPKRGEKLVVRSTKKVVESSVEVSVVSTGSRRQTRGNKETEEAEGVKEHVMVIPVEEVNHPEARKDSSTSAITEENKGEKNNTGEDGGVQNEEKEKKEEDEGVKDEKEEEKAKISKGSNGKERKKGKKKGRKSAEGYQRYVYRVLKQVHPEMGISAKCMTVLNNLMNDMFERLAGEAAKLKDYTGHMTLSSREIQGAVKLVLPGELGKHAIAEGVKAVNKFTSYDSDE